A genomic region of Notamacropus eugenii isolate mMacEug1 chromosome 3, mMacEug1.pri_v2, whole genome shotgun sequence contains the following coding sequences:
- the LOC140531707 gene encoding large ribosomal subunit protein uL23-like, with the protein MALKAKKEAVVPPKTKTKSKALKAKKAVLKGVHSHKKKIQTSPTFWRPKTLGLRRQPKYPRKSAPQRSKLDHYAIIKFSLTTESATKKTEDNNTLVFIVDIKANKHQIKQAVKKLYDIDVAKVNTLIRPDGEKKAYVRLAADYYALVVANKIGII; encoded by the coding sequence ATGGCGCTGAAGGCGAAGAAGGAAGCCGTTGTCCCTCCCAAGACAAAAACCAAATCcaaggccttgaaggccaagaagGCAGTGTTGAAGGGTGTCCATAGCCACAAAAAGAAGATCCAAACATCCCCCACCTTCTGGCGACCCAAGACACTAGGACTAAGAAGGCAGCCCAAATACCCTCGGAAAAGTGCCCCTCAGAGAAGCAAGCTTGATCACTATGCCATCATTAAGTTTTCCTTGACCACTGAGTCTGCCACGAAGAAGACTGAGGACAACAACACCCTAGTTTTCATTGTGGACATCAAGGCCAACAAGCATCAGATCAAGCAGGCAGTAAAGAAGCTGTATGACATCGATGTGGCCAAGGTCAACACACTGATCCggcctgatggagagaagaaagcttaTGTCCGGCTTGCTGCAGACTATTATGCTTTGGTTGTTgccaacaaaattggaatcatctAA